One window of Nymphaea colorata isolate Beijing-Zhang1983 chromosome 11, ASM883128v2, whole genome shotgun sequence genomic DNA carries:
- the LOC116263656 gene encoding cysteine-rich receptor-like protein kinase 7: MTAKISEFGMANLVGVEETQGKTSKVAGTYGYMAPEYVMQGQFSVKSDVFSFGVLMLETISGLKNSSFPHSQYGLSLLDYAWRLWRENRATELLDESLTHSSDGSEVTRCIHIGLLCIQEDATRRPTMSSIVLMLSSSSLTLRAPSAPAFILGRSRVYSDTSKTASSAARTESDMSRSGLVPKSENDMTISKVEAR, from the exons ATGACCGCTAAGATCTCAGAGTTTGGCATGGCAAACCTTGTTGGAGTGGAAGAAACACAAGGCAAGACGAGTAAAGTTGCTGGCACATA TGGCTACATGGCACCGGAATATGTTATGCAAGGCCAATTTTCTGTCAAGTCAGACGTGTTCAGCTTTGGAGTCTTGATGCTAGAGACTATTAGTGGCCTGAAGAACTCTTCATTCCCTCATTCACAATATGGTCTAAGCCTGCTTGACTAT GCGTGGAGGCTGTGGAGGGAAAACAGGGCAACTGAACTATTAGACGAATCACTGACTCATTCAAGCGACGGAAGTGAAGTGACAAGGTGCATCCATATTGGGTTGCTATGCATTCAGGAGGATGCAACACGAAGGCCAACAATGTCGTCTATTGTTCTCATGCTCAGTAGCAGCTCTTTGACTCTTCGTGCGCCTTCGGCTCCTGCTTTCATTTTGGGGAGAAGCAGAGTGTACTCAGACACCTCAAAGACTGCCTCATCTGCAGCAAGAACGGAGTCAGACATGTCACGGAGTGGTTTAGTCCCAAAATCTGAAAATGATATGACCATTTCCAAGGTTGAAGCTAGATAA